The proteins below are encoded in one region of Kiritimatiellia bacterium:
- a CDS encoding aminopeptidase: MISDPRIRKFAQLLVHYSIYARKGETIGVEGPDTAAPLIQDVYEELLRAGAFPVIRMVPAAATEIFFKHGQPEHFDTVPRFETAYAKAVDGTIRIMGSTNTRALSSVDPSRIARFTKARRPVRRILLRKKWSLTLFPTEAYAQDAEMSLSEFAEFVFRANLLHLEDPIRGWQEEEKKQKKLIARLRNANEIRIVGPDTDLRMSVKGRTFVPSVATHNVPSGEIFTGPVEDSVEGHIRYDFPVCEGGREIDGIRLVFRKGRVVEASASKNEEYLLKMLDMDAGARRLGELGIGTNYDIQRFIKNILFDEKIGGTVHLALGESYPETGGRNKSGLHWDMIKDLRRGGAIYVDGRLFQKDGQFVE, translated from the coding sequence ATGATTTCCGACCCGCGAATCCGAAAATTTGCGCAACTGCTCGTCCATTATTCCATTTATGCCCGCAAGGGCGAAACCATTGGAGTGGAGGGACCCGACACCGCCGCGCCCCTCATTCAGGACGTATATGAAGAACTTCTCAGAGCGGGCGCTTTTCCCGTCATTCGGATGGTACCGGCCGCCGCCACCGAAATTTTTTTCAAACACGGGCAGCCGGAGCACTTTGACACCGTGCCGCGGTTCGAAACCGCGTATGCCAAAGCCGTGGACGGCACCATCCGAATCATGGGCAGCACGAACACCCGCGCGCTCTCCAGCGTAGACCCCTCGCGGATCGCGCGTTTCACAAAAGCCCGCCGACCGGTCCGCCGAATCCTTCTCAGAAAAAAGTGGTCGCTCACGCTCTTCCCCACCGAGGCTTATGCACAAGATGCGGAAATGAGCCTGTCGGAATTCGCTGAATTCGTATTCCGGGCAAATCTCCTGCACCTTGAGGACCCTATTCGCGGCTGGCAAGAGGAGGAAAAAAAGCAGAAAAAGCTTATTGCCCGTCTACGCAACGCGAACGAAATCCGGATCGTGGGCCCTGATACGGACCTTCGCATGTCGGTCAAGGGGCGAACCTTTGTCCCCTCGGTGGCCACCCACAACGTACCCAGCGGCGAAATCTTCACCGGTCCCGTGGAAGATTCCGTCGAGGGCCATATCCGGTACGACTTTCCCGTTTGCGAAGGGGGCCGAGAGATCGATGGCATCCGATTGGTCTTTCGCAAAGGCCGCGTCGTGGAGGCCTCCGCCTCCAAGAATGAGGAATATCTGCTCAAAATGCTGGATATGGACGCGGGCGCCCGGCGGCTCGGCGAACTTGGGATCGGCACCAACTACGACATTCAGCGTTTCATCAAGAATATTCTGTTCGACGAGAAAATCGGCGGCACCGTGCACCTCGCCCTCGGGGAATCCTACCCTGAGACTGGCGGCCGAAACAAATCGGGTCTCCATTGGGACATGATCAAAGACCTCCGCCGAGGAGGCGCGATCTATGTGGATGGGCGGCTGTTTCAGAAAGACGGGCAATTCGTGGAATGA
- the purB gene encoding adenylosuccinate lyase produces MIPRYSRPEMSRIWTDEHKFSIWLKVELLACEALHRLGQIPDRDFQNIVKKARFDTARIEEIEREVNHDVIAFLTCVAENVGPSARFIHKGLTSSDVIDTALAVQMVQAADLLISDVKAVRRAAAAQARRHKYTPMIGRSHGVHAEPITFGLKMALMYDEFGRVQRRLEIARETVRVGQLSGAVGTHAHLDPRVEAFVCKKLGLKPAPISTQILQRDLHAEYFSALALAACSIERWATEFRHLQRTEVREVEEFFAEGQKGSSAMPHKRNPILGERLCGLARLVRSYAIAGMENVALWHERDISHSSVERVALPDATIALDYMLDKLAFLVRTLTVYPDAMRKNLELTRGLIHSQQALLLLTEKGISREVAYRVVQRNAMRAWRTGEHFKDLLAADPEIADKVTPEDLDTVFDISIHFKHVDRIFKAVGL; encoded by the coding sequence ATGATTCCTCGATACTCGCGGCCCGAGATGAGCCGCATCTGGACCGACGAGCACAAATTTTCGATATGGCTCAAGGTCGAGCTGCTCGCCTGCGAGGCGCTGCACCGGCTCGGCCAGATTCCCGACCGGGATTTCCAGAACATCGTCAAAAAGGCACGATTCGATACCGCGCGCATCGAGGAAATCGAGCGCGAGGTCAACCATGACGTCATCGCGTTTCTCACCTGTGTGGCTGAAAACGTCGGACCGTCCGCCCGCTTCATTCACAAGGGCCTCACCAGCTCGGACGTCATTGACACCGCGCTGGCCGTCCAGATGGTGCAAGCGGCGGACCTGCTGATCAGCGACGTGAAGGCCGTGCGCAGAGCGGCCGCCGCTCAGGCGAGGCGGCACAAATACACCCCGATGATTGGCCGGTCTCACGGCGTACACGCTGAGCCAATCACCTTCGGCCTCAAAATGGCGTTGATGTATGATGAATTCGGCCGCGTCCAGCGCCGCCTTGAAATCGCACGTGAAACCGTTCGGGTCGGTCAACTGTCCGGGGCGGTCGGCACCCACGCTCACCTCGACCCCCGCGTCGAGGCATTCGTTTGCAAAAAACTCGGCCTGAAACCGGCGCCCATCTCAACCCAGATTCTCCAGCGCGATCTCCATGCGGAATACTTTTCCGCCCTTGCGCTGGCGGCGTGTTCCATCGAACGGTGGGCCACCGAATTTCGCCACCTCCAGCGGACGGAGGTTCGGGAGGTTGAGGAGTTTTTTGCCGAGGGCCAGAAAGGCTCCTCCGCGATGCCGCACAAACGCAATCCCATCCTGGGCGAGCGGCTTTGCGGACTCGCGCGCCTGGTTCGAAGCTACGCGATCGCAGGGATGGAAAACGTTGCGCTGTGGCACGAGCGGGACATCTCCCACTCCTCGGTCGAACGCGTTGCGCTGCCGGACGCCACCATCGCGCTCGACTACATGCTCGACAAACTCGCGTTCCTCGTTCGGACACTCACCGTGTATCCCGATGCAATGCGAAAAAACCTTGAGCTGACCCGCGGATTGATCCACTCGCAACAGGCCCTGCTCCTGCTCACCGAAAAGGGCATCAGCCGCGAGGTGGCATACCGGGTCGTCCAGCGCAATGCCATGCGCGCGTGGCGGACGGGCGAACATTTCAAGGACCTCCTCGCCGCAGATCCCGAAATCGCAGACAAGGTTACGCCTGAGGATCTCGACACGGTATTCGACATCTCGATCCATTTCAAACACGTGGACCGCATTTTCAAAGCTGTGGGGCTCTAA